One window of the Canis aureus isolate CA01 chromosome 1, VMU_Caureus_v.1.0, whole genome shotgun sequence genome contains the following:
- the FGF21 gene encoding fibroblast growth factor 21: MGWAEAGFEHLGLWVPVLAVLLLEACRAHPIPDSSPLLQFGGQVRQRYLYTDDAQETEAHLEIRADGTVVGAARQSPESLLELKALKPGVIQILGVKTSRFLCQGPDGTLYGSLHFDPVACSFRELLLEDGYNIYHSETLGLPLRLRPHNSAYRDLAPRGPARFLPLPGLLPAPPEPPGILAPEPPDVGSSDPLSMVGPSQGRSPSYAS, encoded by the exons ATGGGCTGGGCCGAGGCCGGGTTCGAGCACCTGGGACTGTGGGTCCCTGTGCTGGCTGTGCTTTTGCTGGAAGCCTGCCGGGCACATCCGATCCCTGACTCCAGCCCCCTCCTACAATTTGGAGGTCAAGTTCGACAGCGGTACCTCTACACCGACGATGCCCAGGAGACAGAGGCCCACCTAGAGATCAGGGCCGATGGCACAGTGGTGGGGGCTGCCCGCCAGAGCCCTGAAA GTCTCCTGGAGCTGAAAGCCCTAAAGCCAGGGGTCATTCAAATCTTGGGAGTCAAAACATCCAGGTTCCTGTGCCAGGGCCCAGATGGGACACTATATGGCTCG CTCCATTTCGACCCTGTGGCCTGCAGTTTCCGAGAACTGCTTCTTGAGGATGGGTACAACATCTACCACTCCGAGACCCTTGGTCTCCCGCTTCGCCTGCGCCCCCACAACTCCGCATACCGGGACTTGGCACCCCGCGGGCCTGCCCGCTTCCTGCCACTGCCAGGCCTGCTTCCAGcacccccagagcctccagggaTCCTGGCCCCGGAGCCTCCTGACGTGGGCTCCTCGGACCCTCTGAGCATGGTGGGGCCTTCACAGGGCCGGAGTCCCAGCTATGCTTCCTAA
- the FUT1 gene encoding galactoside alpha-(1,2)-fucosyltransferase 1 has translation MWAPSRRQLCLTFLLVCVLSAVFFLHIHQDLFHGGLDLTALCPDRRLMTSPVAIFCLSGTPLSPNTSFPCFKHLASLSGTWTISPDGRFGNQMGQYATLLALAQLNRRQAFILPAMHAALAPVFRITLPVLAPEVDSHMPWRELQLHDWMSEDYAHLKDPFLKLTGFPCSWTFFHHLREQIRREFTLHDHLRQEAQHLLSQLRLGHSGDRPRTFVGVHVRRGDYLQVMPHRWKGVVGDRAYLQQAMDWFRARHEAPIFVVTSNGMEWCRENIDTSLGDVIFAGDGQEGSPGKDFALLTQCNHTIMTIGTFGFWAAYLAGGDTVYLANFTLPDSNFLKIFKPEAAFLPEWVGINANLSAVQSLVGP, from the coding sequence ATGTGGGCCCCCAGCCGACGGCAGCTGTGCCTGACCTTCCTGCTAGTCTGTGTTCTTTCAGCCGTCTTCTTCCTCCACATCCACCAAGACCTCTTTCATGGTGGCCTAGACTTGACTGCCCTGTGTCCAGACCGCCGCCTCATGACATCCCCTGTGGCCATCTTCTGCCTGTCAGGCACGCCGTTGAGCCCCAACACCTCCTTTCCCTGTTTCAAGCAcctggcctctctctctggaACCTGGACGATCTCCCCAGATGGCCGCTTTGGCAACCAGATGGGGCAGTATGCCACGCTGCTCGCCCTGGCCCAGCTCAACCGTCGCCAGGCCTTCATCCTGCCTGCCATGCACGCCGCCCTCGCCCCCGTGTTCCGCATCACCCTGCCCGTGCTGGCGCCCGAGGTGGACAGCCACATGCCGTGGCGGGAGTTGCAGCTGCATGACTGGATGTCAGAGGACTATGCCCACTTGAAGGATCCCTTCCTGAAGCTCACGGGCTTCCCCTGCTCCTGGACCTTCTTCCACCATCTCCGCGAACAGATCCGCAGGGAGTTCACCCTGCACGATCATCTGCGGCAGGAGGCCCAGCATCTACTGAGTCAGCTCCGCTTGGGCCACTCCGGGGACCGTCCCCGGACCTTTGTGGGTGTCCACGTGCGCCGTGGAGACTATCTGCAAGTCATGCCCCATCGCTGGAAAGGTGTGGTGGGCGATCGTGCTTACCTCCAGCAGGCTATGGACTGGTTCCGGGCACGCCATGAAGCCCCCATCTTTGTGGTCACCAGCAATGGCATGGAGTGGTGCCGCGAGAACATCGACACCTCCCTTGGGGATGTGATCTTTGCTGGCGATGGGCAGGAGGGTTCACCTGGGAAGGACTTTGCGTTGCTCACCCAGTGCAACCACACCATCATGACCATTGGGACCTTTGGCTTCTGGGCTGCCTACCTGGCCGGTGGAGACACTGTCTACCTGGCCAACTTCACCCTGCCGGACTCCAACTTCCTGAAGATCTTTAAGCCTGAGGCCGCCTTCCTGCCTGAGTGGGTGGGCATTAATGCAAACTTGTCCGCAGTCCAGTCATTGGTGGGGCCTTGA
- the IZUMO1 gene encoding izumo sperm-egg fusion protein 1 isoform X2: protein MGPQLPLLVVALAGCLLPARGCVTCDAKVVEALYHFEMEYLPSRSQELQGVLDRIKYLLNDFKKIPDLNDQHLGVVDSPTLQKLSVDFLKNLKRITNSEEQGEAFLSQIFWMLIKQKASILTTITQFQKKGFCPNKCGQMLQTLIWCHNCLKRIHTCRKPIDCGVHEVVVHELEDLVLDCELSWHRISAGLNNYTFYRVLGSNSLLLSVGKEPTLTKTMVRLEDAGTYRCELANMKTSRAAVTHFRVRGLLPSLSVLPQRAGGAGRSSPTTTTATTEYEFSTEWDLSLLFPTALANPSECPKSEDVLRGRLIGLLLWGLLVLLIAFVTA from the exons ATGGGTCCGCAACTTCCCCTCCTGGTGGTGGCGCTGGCCGGCTGCCTGCTTCCTGCCCGGGGCTGTGTCACTTGCGATGCAAAGGTCGTGGAGGCGCTATACCACTTTGAGATGGAGTACCTGCCGAGTCGGAGTCAGGAACTGCAAGGAGTGTTGGACAGGATAAAATATCTGCTGAACGATTTCAAGAAAATCCCAGATTTAAATGATCAACATTTAGGGGTTGTCG atTCCCCCACACTGCAAAAGTTATCCGTGGATTTTCTGAAGAATTTGAAACGTATCACAAACTCTGAAGAACAAG GTGAGGCTTTCCTGAGTCAGATATTCTGGATGTTAATCAAGCAAAAAGCTTCCATTCTGACAACTATAACCCAGTTCCAAAAAAAGG GTTTTTGTCCCAACAAATGTG GTCAGATGTTGCAGACTCTGATCTGGTGCCATAACTGCTTGAAGAGAATACACACTTGTCGAAAGCCCATCGATTGCGGAG TGCACGAAGTCGTGGTCCATGAACTGGAAGACCTGGTCCTGGATTGTGAGCTCAGCTGGCATCGAATCTCTGCAGGCCTGAACAATTACACATTTTACAGG GTTTTAGGGAGCAACAGCTTGCTGCTGTCCGTGGGGAAAGAGCCCACCCTGACCAAGACCATGGTGAGATTAGAAGATGCAGGTACCTACCGCTGCGAGTTGGCCAATATGAAAACCTCCCGTGCCGCGGTCACGCATTTTCGTGTCAGAG GACTCCTTCCCTCTCTATCAGTGCTGCCCCAAAGAGCTGGTGGAGCCGGACGGTCGTCACCAACCACTACTACTGCTACCACAGAGTACGAATTCTCTACGGAATGGgatctctctctgctcttcccaacCGCCCTGGCTAATCCGTCAGAGTGTCCGAAGTCCGAGGACGTTCTGAGAGGCCGTCTGATAGGACTGCTGCTCTGGGGCTTACTGGTGCTGTTAATCGCCTTTGTGACCGCGTGA